From Carya illinoinensis cultivar Pawnee chromosome 5, C.illinoinensisPawnee_v1, whole genome shotgun sequence, one genomic window encodes:
- the LOC122309888 gene encoding GRIP and coiled-coil domain-containing protein 2, whose product MSRITKWKLEKTKLKVVFRLQFNASHIPPNGWDKLFISFIPADSGKATAKTTKANVRNGTCKWADPIYETTRLLQDIKTRQYDEKFYKLVVAMGSSRSSILGEANINLADYADALKPSAVALPLHGCDSGSILHVTIQLLTSKTGFREFEQQRELRERGLETTSDQNSHYESAGRKVTSSGETVNDLMDKVNARVRFKKESQELPSLEEEVGLNEEYADSAVGFDGSSNTSESVYAEKHDVSSTNEIDSLKSTASGDLGGLSLSQSPQPEKGDHSDNRFLAQGTNDWVQGWSSDYSADNDLAIVYEENSRLRGSLEMAESSILELKLEVSALQSHADEIGVEAQKIAHQLAAEIASGEELAKEVSVMKSECSKFKDDLEQCKSSKLGPQRSESIVTDQEHVFQELHIRWLKGLLLVEDKIRELQNKAFFGSHEGDLRFLHSDLEALLGVLQDVKQGTGQAISGPNLKSVKDTREMKLHRSELVVPGTGFDADLYQSEGILHCLKIPSLVSHESDSVDSMNALKGKLFELLRELDESKAERESLARKTDQMECYYEALVQELEETQRQMMGELQNLRNEHSTCIYTISSTKVEMETMHREMNEQLTRLAKDKCDLESLCKELERRAASAEAALKRARLNYSIAVNQLQKDLELLSFQVLSMFETNENLIKQAFADSPGPVFQGFPEMVKKQKLDSEEFGTSKLLHCQHNYAGVNKENLCGDIPLEDLKRSLCLQEGLCQKIEEEVYETHLVNMYLDIFSKTLQESLREAGCEFILVKEKLEECTRQLELSTKSKELLMLRLQEALDDVHSLNDYKATCIAKCNELAQHSQILESNLQIVTHENSLLNQKITEWEALITEYKSYESTYEACTTEKLELENSLNQKTLENHKLRNDVSSFQEELKAVRTEFDELISEKKNLEDAIKFLQDKLLNRLASCDKKCDRLSLQSESFCQDLESKNLAGVVLQLEELHHNAFEKILQLMEEKEGLVDERDLAQVSLKTAESDNLITKQKFEHYIRAIMDKHDVSSALLQKLQLEVDIIANRVKISSEAEERYSQQHRELLSDLDRFEVELQQLTSQNKDLVEEILKLESVTDNLEKCKVTIATFTEEKDTLVASLEDKTEESAKLALELNNLKEGFQSLHDELEIERSSRCELESTVLKLNLQLDEKQRQLLHYDQQKDELFHLNQMLSDLELEKTRVCHLLLTTEECLESVREECSSLETYLFEMHEFSIDTNVRLIFTRTQYDAWMGDIIQKLKSAEQQLAELHQKHLNEETVRDCRLGSEACYIEEHAIWSTSLDSLRLDLEASNAENRILLHRNGAITSELEKYKKVAENMEATFYMEKIQHALDLERLQHELMNSEEVVDNLMFSKEELDVKYSILKTKLDEQNAYITLLEENKDELIALRKQCGEVNQRLAEQVLKTEEFKNLSIHLKELKDKADADCLQAREKREPEGPPFVMQESLRIAFIKEQYETKLQELKHQISISKKHSDDMLWKLQDAIDEVENRKKAESSHLKRNEELSLRILELEADLHSALTEKRELMKACDLMKAEKECSLISLECCKEEKQELEASLQKCNDEKSKYAAEIRLMRDVLESSTSQINIQKDGYDRLLKENCTHAEPIGGKLHQKNPIPGIPSSVRVSMEATPGNSTTEELFRSISYDEPAIPADETGQASALMNVQHMQDILESGGEEGISSIVLVNREDLLHTDIKHLALANDHTKAQSLKSSLDHLNKELERMKHENSLTPLDNSDVYSNFPGLQRELMLLHKANEELGSMHPSFNEFSFSGNALERVLALEIELAEALQAKKKSSIHFQSSFLRQHGDEEAVFQSFRDINELIKDMLELKGRYSSVETELKDMHDRYSQLSLQFAEVEGERQKLMMTLKNVRASKKALLLNRSSSTSLGENPS is encoded by the exons ATGTCAAGGATTACAAAGTGGAAGCTTGAGAAGACAAAATTAAAAGTTGTCTTCCGGCTACAATTCAATGCCTCACAT ATTCCCCCAAATGGATGGGATAAGCTGTTTATATCTTTCATTCCTGCTGATTCTGGAAAGGCAACGGCAAAGACGACCAAGGCAAATGTGAGAAATGGGACGTGCAAATGGGCAGATCCTATTTATGAAACTACCAGACTTCTTCAAGACATCAAAACAAGGCAGTATGATGAGAAGTTTTATAAACTTGTGGTGGCAATG GGTTCTTCACGTTCCAGTATCCTTGGTGAGGCTAACATCAACCTTGCTGATTATGCTGATGCCTTAAAGCCTTCTGCTGTTGCACTGCCTCTTCATGGATGTGACTCTGGAAGTATCTTACAT GTCACTATACAGCTGCTAACATCTAAAACTGGTTTCAG AGAGTTTGAGCAGCAGAGGGAACTAAGAGAGAGGGGTCTGGAGACAACTTCAGACCAAAATAGTCATTATGAATCTGCTGGTAGAAAAGTAACATCTTCTGGAGAGACTGTCAATGATCTAATGGATAAG GTTAATGCAAGAGTTAGATTCAAAAAAGAATCTCAAGAACTTCCTTCGCTTGAGGAAGAGGTTGGACTGAATGAAGAGTATGCAGACTCTGCGGTTGGATTTGATGGCTCATCCAATACTTCAGAAAGTGTATATGCCGAGAAGCATGATGTGTCCAGTACAAATGAAATTGACAGCCTTAAGAGTACAGCCTCGGGCGATTTAGGTGGACTCTCCCTTAGTCAAAGTCCTCAGCCAGAGAAAGGGGACCATTCTGATAATAGATTTTTGGCCCAAGGGACCAATGATTGGGTTCAGGGCTGGAGTTCGGACTATTCTGCAGACAATGATTTAGCAATTGTTTATGAAGAGAATAGTAGACTTAGAGGAAGCTTGGAAATGGCTGAATCTTCTATTCTCGAACTTAAGCTGGAGGTAAGTGCATTACAAAGCCATGCTGATGAAATAGGTGTAGAAGCACAAAAAATTGCCCATCAGCTTGCTGCAGAAATTGCTTCAGGAGAAGAACTGGCAAAGGAAGTATCTGTGATGAAATCAGAGTGTTCAAAGTTCAAAGACGATCTTGAGCAGTGTAAAAGTTCTAAATTAGGCCCTCAACGTTCGGAATCTATTGTGACAGACCAGGAACACGTATTTCAAGAGTTACATATAAGATGGTTAAAGGGGCTTTTACTAGTGGAGGATAAGATAAGAGAGCTTCAAAACAAGGCATTCTTTGGATCACATGAAGGAGACTTAAGGTTTCTGCACTCGGACTTGGAGGCACTGCTTGGTGTTCTGCAGGACGTCAAACAAGGAACTGGACAGGCAATATCAGGGCCCAACTTGAAAAGTGTAAAGGATACCAGAGAAATGAAGTTACATAGAAGTGAGCTAGTTGTGCCAGGAACTGGGTTTGATGCAGACCTGTATCAATCTGAAGGTATCCTTCATTGTCTTAAGATTCCTAGCCTGGTGTCTCATGAATCTGATTCTGTTGATTCTATGAATGCATTGAAAGGGAAACTCTTTGAACTTCTAAGGGAGTTGGATGAGTCCAAAGCTGAACGGGAAAGCCTTGCCAGAAAAACGGACCAGATGGAGTGCTACTACGAAGCTCTTGTTCAGGAACTTGAGGAAACTCAGAGGCAGATGATGGGAGAGTTGCAAAATCTCAGAAACGAGCATTCTACTTGTATATACACAATTTCATCCACTAAGGTAGAGATGGAGACTATGCACCGAGAAATGAATGAACAGCTAACAAGACTTGCTAAAGACAAGTGTGATTTGGAATCTCTTTGCAAAGAGCTTGAAAGAAGGGCTGCTTCTGCTGAAGCTGCACTCAAGAGGGCACGCCTGAATTACTCGATTGCTGTGAACCAGCTACAGAAGGACCTCGAACTGCTTTCTTTCCAGGTTCTGTCTATGTTTGAGACTAATGAGAACCTTATCAAGCAAGCTTTTGCAGATTCTCCTGGACCAGTCTTTCAAGGATTCCCCGAAATGGTGAAGAAACAGAAATTGGATTCAGAGGAATTTGGCACTTCCAAATTGTTGCACTGTCAGCATAACTATGCTGGGGTGAATAAAGAGAACTTGTGTGGAGATATTCCTTTAGAGGATTTGAAAAGATCACTATGCTTGCAGGAAGGGCTTTGCCAGAAGATTGAAGAAGAAGTTTACGAAACGCATTTAGTGAACATGTACTTGGATATTTTTTCCAAAACTCTACAGGAGAGTTTGCGTGAAGCAGGTTGTGAATTTATACTCGTGAAAGAGAAACTGGAAGAATGTACAAGGCAGCTGGAGCTTTCAACCAAGTCCAAGGAGTTACTGATGCTTAGGCTGCAGGAAGCTCTGGACGATGTTCATTCTCTTAATGATTACAAAGCCACTTGCATTGCGAAATGCAATGAGTTGGCTCAGCACAGCCAAATTTTAGAATCAAATTTACAAATTGTTACCCATGAAAATAGTCTTCTCAATCAAAAGATTACTGAATGGGAAGCATTGATAACAGAGTACAAAAGTTATGAGAGTACATATGAGGCCTGCACCACAGAAAAGTTAGAGTTGGAAAACTCATTGAACCAAAAGACCTTAGAAAATCACAAGCTTCGAAATGATGTTTCCTCTTTTCAGGAAGAGTTAAAAGCAGTTAGAACTGAATTTGATGAGCTGATTTCCGAGAAGAAGAATCTAGAGGATGCTATCAAGTTTCTGCAAGATAAGTTGTTAAACCGGTTGGCATCTTGTGACAAAAAGTGTGATAGACTGTCTCTCCAGAGTGAATCTTTCTGTCAGGATTTGGAGTCAAAGAACTTAGCAGGTGTTGTGCTGCAATTAGAAGAGCTTCATCATAATGCATTTGAAAAGATTCTCCAACTCatggaagagaaggaaggtcTGGTGGATGAAAGAGATTTGGCTCAAGTGTCCCTAAAAACAGCAGAATCAGATAATTTGATCACAAAACAGAAGTTTGAACATTACATACGGGCTATAATGGATAAACACGATGTTTCAAGTGCCCTGCTACAAAAGCTTCAATTAGAAGTTGATATTATTGCTAACAGAGTCAAGATTAGCTCTGAAGCTGAAGAAAGATACTCACAGCAGCACAGAGAACTCTTATCTGATCTAGACCGGTTCGAAGTTGAGCTGCAACAACTTACTTCTCAAAACAAGGATCTTGTCGAAGAAATTTTGAAGTTAGAGAGTGTAACTGACAATCTTGAAAAGTGTAAGGTGACCATAGCAACATTTACTGAAGAAAAAGACACTTTAGTGGCTTCTTTAGAGGATAAAACAGAGGAATCTGCCAAGCTCGCATTGGAGCTTAATAACTTGAAAGAAGGTTTTCAATCCCTGCATGATGAGTTGGAGATTGAGAGAAGCTCCAGATGTGAATTAGAGAGTACAGTTTTGAAGCTTAATTTGCAACTGGATGAGAAGCAGCGGCAGTTACTTCATTATGATCAGCAGAAAGATGAGCTGTTCCATCTCAATCAAATGCTATCAGATCTAGAATTAGAAAAAACGAGAGTCTGCCATCTTTTGTTGACCACTGAGGAATGTCTTGAAAGTGTTAGGGAAGAATGTTCCTCTTTGGAAACTTACCTGTTTGAAATGCATGAGTTTTCAATTGATACAAATGTTAGACTCATTTTCACAAGAACTCAGTATGATGCCTGGATGGGCGATATCATTCAGAAACTTAAATCTGCAGAGCAGCAACTTGCTGAGCTTCACCAGAAGCATCTTAATGAAGAAACAGTACGTGATTGTCGTTTAGGTAGTGAAGCCTGCTACATTGAAGAGCATGCAATATGGTCAACAAGTCTGGACTCCTTGAGGTTGGATTTAGAAGCCTCTAACGCTGAAAACAGAATTCTTCTTCATAGAAATGGTGCTATAACTTCTGAACTTGAGAAGTACAAGAAGGTGGCTGAAAATATGGAGGCTACTTTCTATATGGAGAAAATTCAGCATGCTCTTGATCTTGAAAGGCTACAGCATGAGTTAATGAATTCTGAAGAAGTGGTTGATAACCTGATGTTCTCCAAGGAGGAACTTGACGTCAAATATTCAATACTCAAAACCAAGTTAGATGAACAGAATGCTTATATAACCTTGctggaagaaaataaagatgaacTGATAGCGCTGAGGAAGCAATGTGGTGAGGTTAACCAGAGGCTTGCTGAGCAGGTTCTAAAGACAGAAGAGTTTAAAAACTTGTCCATCCATTTGAAGGAGCTTAAAGACAAGGCTGATGCTGATTGTCTCCAGGCTCGTGAGAAAAGGGAACCTGAAGGACCACCCTTTGTCATGCAAGAGTCCTTGAGAATTGCATTTATCAAAGAACAGTATGAGACCAAGCTGCAAGAACTGAAACACCAGATTTCCATCTCCAAAAAGCATAGCGATGACATGCTGTGGAAATTACAAGATGCAATTGATGAAGTTGAAAATAGGAAGAAAGCTGAGTCTTCTCacttaaaaagaaatgaagagctGAGTTTAAGGATCTTGGAATTGGAAGCCGATTTGCATTCAGCCCTTACTGAAAAGCGTGAACTAATGAAGGCTTGTGACCTGATGAAGGCTGAAAAAGAGTGCTCATTAATAAGCCTTGAATGCTGCAAGGAAGAAAAACAAGAGCTTGAAGCCTCTTTACAAAAATGTAATGATGAAAAATCTAAATATGCTGCAGAGATTAGATTGATGAGAGATGTACTAGAAAGTTCCACATCCCAGATAAATATTCAGAAGGATGGCTATGATAGATTACTCAAAGAGAATTGCACACATGCTGAGCCAATTGGTGGAAAGCTTCATCAGAAAAACCCAATTCCGGGGATTCCAAGTAGTGTAAGAGTAAGTATGGAGGCCACTCCTGGGAATAGTACGACGGAGGAACTGTTTCGTTCAATAAGTTACGATGAACCTGCTATTCCTGCAGATGAAACTGGCCAAGCAAGTGCCCTCATGAATGTACAACACATGCAG GATATTCTTGAATCTGGAGGTGAAGAAGGTATTTCAAGTATTGTTCTTGTAAATCGGGAAGACTTACTTCACACTGACATAAAGCATTTAGCTCTTGCCAATGATCACACTAAGGCTCAGAGTCTAAAGTCTAGCCTGGACCATTTAAATAAGGAG TTGGAAAGGATGAAACATGAGAATTCGCTCACTCCCTTAGATAATAGTGATGTTTACTCAAATTTTCCAGGTTTACAAAGAGAACTAATGCTGTTACATAAG GCAAATGAAGAATTGGGGAGCATGCATCCTTCGTTCAATGAATTTTCTTTTAGTGGTAATGCATTGGAAAGGGTACTTGCCTTGGAAATTGAACTTGCTGAAGCACTGCAGGCAAAGAAGAAATCTAGCATCCATTTTCAGAG TTCTTTCTTGAGACAGCATGGTGATGAGGAAGCAGTATTCCAAAGCTTTCGAGATATCAATGAGCTTATAAAAGACATGTTGGAACTGAAGGGAAGGTATTCAAGTGTGGAGACCGAACTGAAGGACATGCATGATCGATACTCTCAACTAAGCCTTCAATTTGCCGAGGTTGAAGGAGAGAGACAGAAACTGATGATGACTCTTAAAAATGTTCGGGCATCCAAGAAGGCCCTACTCTTGAATCGATCCTCATCAACTTCCCTTGGAGAAAATCCCTCCTAG
- the LOC122309892 gene encoding uncharacterized protein LOC122309892: protein MYVCMYVCKDRMDYLGDQGLISKAKSILSSLCGILLWVSKLQPSPVHSPKDFPTHNCDLQLGFKTLIYLEARSPRDPTHFLHIVHSYMISSASSYSSELPSISPSLLRSTSSNSSSSLSSIMLDDLIGTESGVYLSSNEDEIKGLKKSNGRQHDHKPNQRYRAAGTRSNHYPPPIPLLAQTGNLPGRMPWVLTRHYGDGKLIIEVERVKHHEYLEAHRENGRLILNLVPLDEVESEEEMINHDDEELEPEDLHDHFEDKETDHGKSMHDDQEVEIQYQEPGVGYDGSYPHVDDDNEIVAEEDLMITSLASTIPVKIWLENGIMISSSTTTTERSENLRKCFTNNADVFINPNAMLISTNAFAHA from the coding sequence atgtatgtatgtatgtatgtatgtaaagaTAGAATGGATTATTTGGGTGATCAAGGCTTAATCAGCAAGGCTAAGTCCATACTTTCGTCCCTCTGTGGAATTTTGCTATGGGTATCAAAGTTACAGCCATCTCCCGTACACTCCCCAAAAGATTTTCCAACCCATAATTGTGATCTCCAACTGGGTTTCAAAACCCTAATTTACCTGGAAGCAAGGAGCCCTCGAGATCCAACTCATTTTCTTCACATTGTTCATTCCTACATGATATCGTCGGCGTCATCATATTCATCAGAATTACCGTCTATTTCGCCATCGTTGCTCCGGTCGACCTCGAGTAATagttcttcatctttgtcttcgaTAATGTTGGACGATTTGATTGGAACAGAGAGTGGAGTTTACCTGAGCTCTAATGAAGATGAAAttaaaggattgaagaaatcgAATGGCCGTCAACATGATCATAAGCCGAATCAACGGTACCGTGCTGCAGGGACAAGATCAAATCATTACCCGCCTCCAATACCTCTGCTTGCACAGACAGGTAATTTGCCCGGTCGGATGCCTTGGGTGTTAACCAGACATTATGGAGATGGAAAGCTCATCATTGAAGTTGAGAGAGTGAAGCATCATGAGTACTTGGAAGCACACAGGGAAAATGGCCGGCTTATCTTAAATCTCGTACCACTCGACGAAGTCGAAAGCGAGGAGGAGATGATCAACCACGATGATGAGGAGCTAGAACCGGAAGATCTCCATGATCATTTTGAAGACAAAGAGACAGATCACGGAAAGTCGATGCATGATGATCAGGAAGTCGAAATCCAATATCAAGAACCTGGAGTTGGTTACGACGGCAGTTATCCGCATGTGGATGATGATAATGAGATCGTCGCAGAGGAGGATTTGATGATCACTTCATTAGCTTCTACCATTCCTGTCAAAATATGGTTGGAGAATGGGATCATGATCAGTAGCAGTACTACTACTACAGAAAGAAGCGAAAATCTGCGCAAGTGCTTCACCAATAATgcggatgttttcattaatccaAACGCAATGCTAATATCCACGAATGCTTTCGCGCATGCTTAG
- the LOC122309891 gene encoding F-box/kelch-repeat protein At1g22040 produces the protein MGQFLSLAGPKCRTSEHNKVSQNETCKRQRMSSNFDEESARLIPSLPDELSIQIIARLPRICYFNVRLVSRKWMTTIRSPELFKLRKELGTTEEWLYLLTKVEEDKLFWHALDPFSRKWHRLPMMPSVVYEDDSRKGFSGLWMWNMAGASINIAEVIRGWLGRKDSLDQMPFCGCAIGAVDGCLYVLGGFSRALTMKCVWRFDPIQNEWREMTSMSARRAYCKTGILNNKLYVVGGVSQGRGGLTPLQSAEVFDPSMGTWSQVPSMPFSKAQMLPTAYLADMLKPIATGLTSYMGRLCVPQSLYSWPFFVDVGGEIYDPETNSWIEMPNGMGEGWPARQAGTKLSVVVDGELYAFDPSSTLDSGKIKVYDQREDTWKVVIGKVPIYDYADSESPYLLAGFHGKLHVIAKDADHHIAVLQADLCSSPSSSTSLFSGSLNEHSDSIAESDAVFWKVIATRDFGSAELVSCQVLEI, from the coding sequence ATGGGGCAATTTTTGAGTTTGGCTGGTCCAAAGTGTAGGACGAGTGAACACAACAAGGTCTCTCAAAATGAGACTTGTAAGAGGCAAAGAATGTCATCAAACTTTGATGAGGAGAGCGCAAGGCTGATTCCAAGTCTTCCTGATGAGTTGTCAATCCAGATTATTGCAAGACTTCCTAGAATTTGCTATTTCAATGTGCGGTTGGTGTCACGGAAGTGGATGACAACCATTAGGAGCCCCGAACTATTTAAATTAAGGAAGGAGCTTGGGACGACTGAAGAGTGGCTATATTTGTTGACTAAGGTTGAGGAGGATAAGCTTTTTTGGCATGCTTTAGAccctttttcaagaaaatggcaTAGGCTTCCTATGATGCCCAGTGTTGTTTATGAAGACGACTCTAGGAAGGGTTTCTCTGGGCTTTGGATGTGGAACATGGCTGGTGCAAGTATTAACATTGCTGAAGTTATTAGAGGCTGGCTTGGGCGAAAGGACTCGTTGGATCAAATGCCATTTTGTGGTTGTGCTATTGGAGCTGTTGATGGATGCCTCTATGTTCTTGGTGGATTCTCTAGAGCTTTGACCATGAAATGTGTTTGGAGATTTGATCCAATTCAAAATGAGTGGAGGGAAATGACTTCTATGTCTGCACGCAGAGCTTATTGTAAGACTGGAATTTTAAATAACAAGCTTTATGTGGTTGGAGGTGTTAGTCAAGGGCGAGGTGGATTGACTCCTCTTCAGTCTGCTGAAGTTTTCGACCCTTCGATGGGGACGTGGTCCCAAGTACCAAGCATGCCATTCTCAAAAGCACAAATGTTACCCACTGCCTATTTGGCCGACATGCTAAAGCCTATTGCCACTGGGTTGACTTCATACATGGGAAGGTTATGTGTGCCTCAAAGCTTATATTCGTGGCCCTTCTTTGTTGATGTTGGAGGAGAGATTTATGACCCCGAAACAAATTCATGGATTGAAATGCCAAATGGCATGGGTGAAGGTTGGCCTGCACGACAAGCTGGTACAAAACTGAGTGTTGTTGTAGATGGTGAATTATATGCATTTGATCCTTCTAGTACTCTGGATAGTGGTAAAATTAAGGTATATGATCAAAGAGAAGATACTTGGAAAGTTGTTATTGGAAAAGTCCCTATTTATGATTATGCAGATTCAGAATCTCCATATTTACTTGCTGGTTTTCATGGAAAGCTTCATGTCATCGCAAAAGATGCTGATCATCACATTGCAGTTCTGCAGGCTGATTTGTGTTCTTCACCATCCAGCTCCACTTCTCTTTTTTCTGGCTCCTTAAATGAACATTCTGACTCAATCGCAGAATCTGATGCTGTTTTTTGGAAGGTCATTGCTACTAGGGATTTTGGGTCTGCTGAGCTGGTCAGTTGTCAAGTACTTGAAATTTAG
- the LOC122309890 gene encoding membrane-anchored ubiquitin-fold protein 6: MASEDLIEVKFRLADGTDIGPSKYSPATSVASLKGKILTQWPKDKENGPRTVNDVKLINAGKILENNRTLAESRLPVGELSESVITMHVVVRPPLSDKSSEKLQDDSPKAACCSCSIM; the protein is encoded by the exons ATGGCAAGTGAAGATTTGATAGAGGTCAAATTCAGGCTAGCTGATGGCACCGACATAGGGCCGAGCAAGTACAGCCCAGCTACCTCTGTGGCATCTCTTaaaggaaaaatacttacaCAGTGGCCCAAAG ACAAAGAAAATGGTCCGAGAACAGTAAACGATGTGAAGCTTATCAATGCCGGAAAGATACTGGAAAATAACAGGACGCTGGCGGAGTCCAGGCTCCCAGTTGGTGAACTCTCAGAAAGTGTCATCACTATGCATGTTGTTGTGCGGCCTCCACTTTCTGACAAGAGCAGTG AGAAACTGCAAGATGATTCTCCAAAGGCGGCCTGCTGTTCATGCTCCATCATGTAG